The genomic interval AGAAGAGCTTGCTGATAGATATGAGCAGAAGATTATTGGAACGAGCACTGCGATACGGAAGGTAAAGGAGATGGTGGAACTTGTGGCAGCGAGCTCTGCAACCGTGCTGATACAGGGCGAAAGCGGAACCGGAAAGGAGGTTGCCGCACGGGCAATCCACAGACGAAGTATTAGAAAAGACGGTCCGTTCGTCCCGGTGAGCTGCGCTGCCCTTCCCGAGACACTTCTTGAGGCAGAGCTTTTCGGGTACGAAAAGGGCGCCTTCACGGGTGCATCTGCCAGAAAGGCAGGTAGGTTTGAGGTCGCGGATGAAGGGACGCTTTTCCTCGATGAGATAGGAGAAACCTCAAAAGCCACTCAGCTGAAGCTGCTGAGAGTCCTTCAAGACGGGGAGTTTGAGCGGCTCGGCAGCACGAAGACAACAAGAGTTGATGTAAGAATAATCTCGGCGAGCAACAGGGATTTGCTTGGAGCGGTTAAAAATGCGGAATTCCGGCAGGACCTATACTACAGACTGAATGTCATAACGATAGATATGCCTCCTCTCAGAGAGAGGAAAGAAGACTTGCCCGTTCTGGCCAATCACTTTCTCAAGATCTACAGAGAAAAGAACAGGAAAGAGTTAAGCGGTTTCTCCAGAGAGGCCGAACATGCCTTGAAATCATACCATTGGCCCGGGAACGTGAGGGAGCTGGAGAACGCGATTGAGAGAGCGGTTGTCCTGGCAAGAAAATCGACGATCCTTGCTTCCGATCTGCCGGTCGAGATTGAGGGGAGCAGAAGCAAGGAGACAGAGATCGTTCTCCCTCTCGGGGCAACGATGGAGGAGATCGAAAGAAGAGTCATTGAAGAAACTCTAAGGTATTCAGAAGGCGACAAGACAAAAGCGGCCAGAATCCTTGGAATAAATCCCAGAACAATCTCCAGGAAGATTCAGGAAAGCCAGGAATCGTGATCGGCTGATTGCGAACGCCGCCGTCGATGCCGCTCCGTGTCTCCCGCCACCCACCTTCAGTAAGACGCCAACCCGTTGCTCTCTCTTTGCC from Candidatus Eisenbacteria bacterium carries:
- a CDS encoding sigma-54 dependent transcriptional regulator, whose protein sequence is MTLLDSILVVDDEREVRESLSRIFSKEGYKVFLAENARKALELLAERLVNVLVADVKMEGMDGLSLLREAKKIRPSIEAIIMTAYGSTDIAFESGAAGAYAFIQKPFERVVMTTAVRNALERQRLESRVKSLEEELADRYEQKIIGTSTAIRKVKEMVELVAASSATVLIQGESGTGKEVAARAIHRRSIRKDGPFVPVSCAALPETLLEAELFGYEKGAFTGASARKAGRFEVADEGTLFLDEIGETSKATQLKLLRVLQDGEFERLGSTKTTRVDVRIISASNRDLLGAVKNAEFRQDLYYRLNVITIDMPPLRERKEDLPVLANHFLKIYREKNRKELSGFSREAEHALKSYHWPGNVRELENAIERAVVLARKSTILASDLPVEIEGSRSKETEIVLPLGATMEEIERRVIEETLRYSEGDKTKAARILGINPRTISRKIQESQES